The Candidatus Kryptoniota bacterium sequence GAGACTTTTTGAGTATCTCGAGATATTCTACAACCGGGTTCGTCGCCACTCCGCACTCGGTTACAAATCACCTGTGGCTTTTGAAAATGAACTATCAACTGTGGCTTAACTCCTTGTCCACTTTTCGGGGTGAACTCCACCATGTGCCACTGCTCATGGAAAAGTCGCGAATGCACCGCAGGATTTTTTTGGTAGACGCTATGCGACACGCGCTGTACGTTTCAGGACTGAGATAGGAATACTAATCAGAATATCAACAATCCTTTTTCTGTCGATTACAGGTTACCGGCCATTACTGTGCCAAGAGGTGGTTCCTCTTCGATATTCGGACACAACATCCTCCGAGAATGGTCAATATTTCGTAACGGTGACGGGAAAGTGGTGCGATGACGTGCCGTGTGGAGTCCAAAGGGTAGACCTACATCATCGCGACGGTAAATCAATTTGGAACAAAAGTCTCGACGAGCTCTCTGATATGCCTATAGTCTCCAATA is a genomic window containing:
- a CDS encoding IS3 family transposase, whose protein sequence is RLFEYLEIFYNRVRRHSALGYKSPVAFENELSTVA